From the genome of Pseudalkalibacillus berkeleyi, one region includes:
- a CDS encoding GerMN domain-containing protein, with protein MGQSKWNEEKIIQTLREFPKVEDPKPKEELFDQIQNRMEQKQKNKKPFRFMPVFAVACVLAIAAIISPTIMNSTLFDSKVPESSQTDLQNSTKLAPEKNGDANENTEQAAPPAEEAPPASEIGPMAYDEGITYHPGIIEVPEEKQVITVYYPDQEAMGVVPVSILTDKEMNRVTGIEEALDIISAEELGLSESVLGDVKLSENTPDNALVVDIEPGSIQGSTGDRIFLDTVKNTAYQLGYDHIYFKSNGQDGYEFSHYGKMSSETVKAPEKGVFSQISSKGTLFLINGIPLNNAQPESLDETLQWMGNVVEGFGYQATIPKNVYIKNVTDENNTATVEFSEGTKLENHTRYLAMIESILWTASQFGYEHVQFKGATIDQIGPYSLKESIPVLKAPNLVEPITE; from the coding sequence ATGGGACAATCTAAATGGAATGAGGAAAAGATCATTCAAACACTCCGGGAATTTCCGAAGGTGGAAGACCCGAAACCTAAGGAAGAGTTGTTTGACCAAATTCAAAATAGAATGGAACAAAAACAAAAGAACAAGAAGCCATTTCGGTTTATGCCAGTCTTCGCGGTTGCTTGCGTACTTGCAATTGCAGCCATCATCTCTCCAACAATCATGAACAGTACACTTTTTGATTCGAAGGTGCCTGAATCTTCACAAACAGATTTACAAAACAGCACAAAATTAGCACCTGAAAAGAATGGCGATGCTAATGAAAATACCGAACAGGCAGCACCACCAGCTGAAGAAGCACCACCAGCAAGTGAAATTGGACCGATGGCCTATGATGAAGGCATTACGTATCATCCCGGGATAATAGAAGTGCCAGAAGAAAAGCAAGTGATCACCGTATATTATCCAGATCAGGAAGCAATGGGTGTAGTTCCGGTTTCAATATTAACGGATAAAGAAATGAATAGAGTAACAGGAATCGAAGAAGCGCTAGACATAATTTCCGCCGAAGAATTGGGCTTATCAGAATCAGTACTTGGAGATGTGAAACTTTCAGAAAACACACCAGATAATGCATTAGTTGTCGATATTGAACCAGGCTCTATCCAAGGATCGACGGGTGACCGAATCTTTCTAGATACTGTGAAAAATACAGCTTACCAGCTAGGTTATGATCATATCTACTTTAAATCAAATGGACAAGATGGATACGAATTCTCTCATTACGGAAAGATGAGTTCTGAAACTGTAAAAGCACCAGAAAAGGGCGTCTTCAGTCAGATATCGAGTAAAGGAACGTTATTCCTGATCAACGGAATACCGTTAAACAACGCACAACCTGAATCTTTAGATGAGACCCTACAATGGATGGGGAACGTAGTCGAAGGCTTCGGATATCAAGCAACGATACCAAAGAATGTGTATATCAAAAATGTAACAGATGAAAATAATACGGCTACGGTTGAGTTCTCAGAGGGTACGAAATTAGAAAATCATACGAGGTACTTGGCGATGATCGAATCCATACTGTGGACGGCAAGTCAGTTTGGATATGAACATGTACAATTCAAAGGGGCAACCATTGATCAAATTGGACCTTATTCTCTAAAAGAGTCGATCCCTGTATTAAAAGCACCGAATCTAGTGGAACCCATAACTGAATAG
- a CDS encoding spore germination protein — MMNWLKKKSKQSDEEPKNLNELFELADQSEDFVRYEMVSQHGSLWISYMKTLIDIETLHRDILPHLQKMKTRSLEDFKMGIPIEDLEITKDIKKIKTHFLKGYLVLQINQKSQECLLVKALSSSTRSIGAPEIEFSVLGPKEAFIESLDTNIHLIRKRLPDINLTVKEFKIGTKSQTRINVLYLDHIANDENVQTVLQRIKDIEYDQISDSSFITQMIADNQNSPFPQLIDTERPDRVASVLGEGKIAIAVDGSPQVLIGPTNLLEFFSAFEDYFLSWHIATAFRLIRIFSVLFSVLATPIYVAIMTFHYELIPKDLLSTLITSRSTVPFPPILEALILELTIELLREAGARLPTKVGQTIGIVGGIVIGTASVEAGLTSNVLLIIVALSALASFTTPVYKMGNTIRLIRFPFLFFAQLWGLIGIVIAFCFVMVHLIKLKSLGRPYLQPLYPPRITDFKDTIIRLPFTSQSLRPLNLQTEDTRRFSKKKAKQKKDIDE; from the coding sequence ATGATGAATTGGTTGAAGAAGAAGAGTAAACAATCAGATGAAGAGCCTAAGAATCTTAATGAACTCTTTGAGCTCGCGGATCAATCAGAAGATTTTGTGAGATATGAAATGGTCAGTCAACATGGGTCGTTATGGATTTCATATATGAAGACACTCATTGATATTGAAACGTTGCACAGAGATATTTTGCCTCATTTACAGAAGATGAAAACGCGCTCGTTAGAAGACTTCAAAATGGGTATTCCAATAGAAGACTTAGAAATAACTAAGGATATTAAGAAAATTAAAACACACTTTTTGAAGGGTTACCTCGTTCTCCAAATAAATCAAAAAAGCCAAGAATGTCTTTTAGTTAAAGCCTTATCAAGCTCAACGAGAAGCATTGGGGCTCCAGAAATTGAATTTAGTGTATTAGGTCCAAAAGAGGCTTTCATAGAATCCTTGGATACGAACATCCATTTAATTAGAAAACGGTTGCCAGATATCAATTTGACAGTAAAGGAATTTAAAATTGGCACAAAATCACAGACGCGCATTAATGTATTGTATCTCGATCATATTGCTAATGACGAGAACGTCCAAACCGTCCTGCAGCGTATTAAGGATATCGAATATGACCAAATCAGTGATAGCTCCTTCATTACGCAAATGATTGCTGACAATCAAAATTCACCTTTTCCTCAATTAATCGATACAGAAAGGCCTGATCGTGTGGCATCTGTCTTGGGAGAAGGAAAAATTGCAATTGCAGTAGACGGATCTCCCCAAGTTTTAATAGGACCGACCAACTTATTAGAATTCTTCTCGGCTTTTGAGGACTACTTTCTAAGCTGGCACATTGCAACAGCGTTTCGATTAATTCGAATCTTTTCCGTTCTATTTTCTGTTTTGGCCACACCGATTTATGTGGCCATCATGACGTTTCATTATGAGTTAATTCCAAAGGACCTTTTAAGTACATTGATTACTTCAAGAAGTACTGTCCCTTTCCCCCCTATATTGGAAGCACTCATTCTAGAGCTAACAATTGAATTGCTTCGGGAGGCTGGGGCTAGGCTTCCAACAAAAGTCGGACAAACGATTGGTATCGTTGGAGGTATCGTAATTGGAACGGCTTCGGTTGAAGCTGGATTGACGAGTAACGTGTTACTCATTATCGTGGCACTTTCTGCACTAGCCTCCTTTACGACACCTGTCTATAAAATGGGTAATACCATTCGGCTGATTCGCTTCCCTTTTCTGTTCTTTGCACAATTATGGGGTCTGATTGGCATCGTTATTGCCTTTTGCTTTGTCATGGTACATCTCATAAAGCTCAAGTCACTTGGACGACCTTATCTTCAGCCTCTATATCCTCCGAGGATAACAGACTTTAAAGATACAATCATTCGTTTACCGTTTACGTCACAATCGCTTCGTCCTCTCAATCTTCAGACAGAAGACACGAGAAGATTTAGCAAAAAGAAAGCAAAGCAGAAAAAGGATATTGATGAGTAA
- a CDS encoding GerAB/ArcD/ProY family transporter, with the protein MSTQVKNRFLVSAGLAFFLTHTMQIGIGVLGYERYIAKDAGYDAWISIIITGLSIHIILWMMYSMMNKENGDLIAIHRRVFGKWVGGALSFFFVIYFLTLGITVLRSYIETVQAWMFPNLNMTLFLLVFLTLIYYTVSGGFRVVTGVAFFGVLLPSFLLFFLYFPFRYGQWDFLQPVLNHSPKEIFASSKVAVLEYIGFEVLLIIYPFIKNPEKSQKWAQLGILFSTFIYVMVAIASFVYFSEEQLERKIWATLSMFKIVEFPFVERFEYIAIATWILIIFPNICIALWCSSRAMKQLVPISQRKLLIGMIIISFAVNLYLRDRQLIDVFITTISQAGLYILYVYIPILFILFHLKFRRSS; encoded by the coding sequence ATGAGTACGCAAGTAAAGAACCGATTCCTCGTTTCCGCTGGTTTAGCATTCTTTCTGACTCATACGATGCAAATCGGTATTGGAGTCTTAGGTTATGAACGATATATTGCAAAAGATGCGGGATATGATGCATGGATTTCAATCATCATTACCGGGTTGTCCATCCATATTATTCTCTGGATGATGTACTCGATGATGAATAAAGAAAATGGTGATTTAATCGCTATCCATAGAAGAGTGTTCGGAAAGTGGGTTGGAGGGGCTTTGAGTTTCTTCTTCGTCATCTACTTCCTAACATTAGGCATAACGGTCCTTCGTTCCTATATCGAAACGGTGCAAGCATGGATGTTCCCTAACCTGAATATGACCTTGTTTTTGCTCGTATTTCTTACCTTAATTTATTACACCGTTTCTGGAGGGTTTAGGGTCGTCACTGGGGTCGCATTCTTTGGAGTGCTCCTCCCTTCTTTTTTGTTATTCTTTTTATATTTTCCCTTTCGTTATGGTCAGTGGGATTTTCTTCAACCTGTATTAAACCATTCACCTAAAGAAATATTCGCATCTTCTAAAGTTGCTGTATTAGAATACATCGGCTTTGAAGTCCTTCTGATCATTTATCCGTTTATAAAAAATCCCGAGAAATCACAAAAATGGGCGCAATTAGGCATACTTTTTTCAACCTTTATATATGTAATGGTAGCAATCGCTTCATTCGTATACTTTAGTGAGGAACAGCTTGAACGTAAAATTTGGGCTACGTTAAGTATGTTCAAAATTGTTGAGTTTCCTTTTGTCGAGCGGTTTGAATATATCGCGATTGCAACTTGGATTCTCATCATCTTCCCTAACATTTGTATAGCCTTATGGTGTTCGAGTCGTGCAATGAAACAACTTGTTCCAATCAGCCAAAGGAAGCTGTTAATCGGAATGATCATCATTTCGTTTGCTGTCAATTTATATCTGAGGGACAGGCAATTGATTGATGTGTTCATCACCACCATTTCTCAAGCAGGGTTATATATCCTTTACGTATATATTCCGATTTTATTTATCTTGTTCCATTTAAAATTTAGAAGGAGCTCCTAG
- a CDS encoding Ger(x)C family spore germination protein, producing MKRLFLLFLVCILISGCSVSRKILDDISLVTFVGYDLVEDDDQLIEATISIPIFQADGVIQNELFTENGEFGKDLEKKFMLNAPKPIGNGKLEIALYGEAFARKGVLESTDVTQRDPSVSANLKLAVYEGKISEFIEKQNVENQDLGMYVSKIIENNIDSEIIPRTNIHLFLQSHYAEGVDPFLPLFTIHNQKVKLKGLALFKGDQMVSSIDEAIIFRFTMLKQRESNGKLIINLKKLNTSVSLDHIDSSRDVEIRGSSESPEISINLKLKGIINENYGEIKSLGKQVPKIEKAIDKQLRKELLQIIKTFQEENIDPIGFGREAKAHFRDWELKKWEEIYPELKISVNVKTDIIESGVIE from the coding sequence ATGAAACGACTATTTCTGTTATTTCTCGTTTGTATCCTGATTAGTGGTTGTTCCGTCAGCAGAAAAATCTTGGATGATATTTCTCTCGTGACATTTGTTGGGTATGACTTAGTTGAAGACGACGATCAACTAATTGAAGCAACCATCTCTATTCCAATATTTCAAGCAGACGGAGTCATTCAAAACGAATTGTTCACGGAAAATGGGGAGTTCGGAAAAGATTTAGAAAAGAAATTTATGTTAAATGCGCCTAAACCAATCGGTAACGGAAAATTAGAAATCGCGTTATACGGAGAGGCTTTTGCCCGAAAAGGCGTACTTGAATCAACAGATGTCACTCAACGAGATCCAAGTGTGAGTGCCAACTTAAAGTTAGCGGTTTACGAAGGGAAAATAAGTGAGTTTATTGAGAAACAAAATGTGGAGAATCAAGATCTTGGTATGTACGTTTCAAAAATCATTGAAAACAACATAGATTCTGAAATTATACCGAGAACTAACATCCACTTATTTCTTCAATCTCATTATGCTGAAGGTGTTGATCCTTTCTTACCATTGTTTACGATTCACAATCAAAAGGTTAAATTAAAAGGCCTTGCATTATTTAAAGGGGATCAAATGGTTTCAAGTATTGATGAAGCGATCATTTTTCGGTTCACGATGCTTAAGCAAAGGGAGTCCAATGGGAAGTTAATCATAAATTTGAAAAAGCTAAATACCAGCGTTTCCTTAGACCACATTGATTCTAGCCGCGATGTAGAAATCCGTGGTTCATCAGAATCACCAGAAATAAGCATAAACCTGAAGCTTAAAGGAATCATAAATGAAAATTATGGAGAGATCAAAAGTTTAGGAAAACAAGTACCAAAAATAGAAAAAGCGATAGACAAACAGCTTAGAAAAGAATTGTTACAGATAATCAAGACCTTTCAAGAGGAAAATATTGATCCAATCGGATTCGGTAGAGAGGCTAAAGCCCATTTTCGAGACTGGGAATTGAAGAAGTGGGAGGAAATTTATCCTGAATTAAAGATTAGTGTGAATGTGAAAACGGATATTATTGAATCTGGGGTCATTGAATAA
- a CDS encoding DUF3905 domain-containing protein, with translation MDHKKDQQVSIDGTMPHQANAPIFKKVDEKDRQPFVNEYGVTIGDSHYESDNSPLQNWSDDVDPAIMSGDQWVHPHNDIGWNSTENRALAEKNHVPKDKTFMHATKDVSYARD, from the coding sequence ATGGATCATAAAAAAGATCAGCAAGTTTCAATAGATGGAACCATGCCTCACCAAGCGAATGCGCCGATTTTCAAAAAGGTTGATGAGAAGGATCGACAGCCTTTCGTTAATGAATATGGCGTTACAATCGGAGATAGCCATTACGAGTCAGACAACTCTCCATTACAAAATTGGAGTGATGATGTAGATCCCGCAATCATGTCTGGTGATCAATGGGTCCATCCTCATAATGATATTGGATGGAATTCTACTGAGAACCGCGCGCTGGCTGAGAAAAATCATGTTCCAAAGGACAAAACATTCATGCATGCTACTAAAGATGTCAGTTATGCCCGTGATTAG
- a CDS encoding SDR family NAD(P)-dependent oxidoreductase, producing MDVLPNFRLDGKLAVITGAGRGIGQAIAIGFAEAGADVVLLSRTETDLEQTAEAVKEHGRKAFIHPTDVTDRDQVNEIVSQVIETHGKVDILVNNAGMNIRTPAFKVTEDEWKSIMDTNLQSAFMLSQQFGQHMKETGGGRIINIASVAGTTALRTGVVYAATKAAMIQMTKNLALEWGEHGIQVNAIGPWYFRTPLTEKLLSDEKYLNDILDRTPLKRVGELPELVGPAVFLASDASSYVTGQTLFVDGGMTIYGF from the coding sequence ATGGATGTATTACCGAATTTCCGATTAGACGGTAAGCTTGCTGTCATTACAGGAGCGGGAAGAGGAATCGGCCAGGCGATTGCCATTGGATTTGCCGAAGCAGGAGCAGATGTTGTCCTTCTATCTAGAACAGAAACGGATCTTGAGCAAACAGCTGAAGCTGTAAAGGAACACGGTCGTAAAGCGTTTATTCATCCGACCGATGTTACAGACCGTGACCAAGTCAACGAAATCGTGAGTCAAGTTATCGAAACACACGGAAAGGTAGATATTCTCGTCAATAATGCAGGAATGAATATCCGAACGCCTGCCTTTAAGGTAACGGAAGACGAATGGAAATCAATCATGGACACGAATCTCCAATCTGCGTTTATGCTATCTCAGCAATTTGGTCAGCATATGAAAGAAACTGGTGGTGGGCGCATAATCAACATAGCTTCTGTAGCTGGGACAACAGCTTTAAGAACAGGTGTTGTTTATGCTGCAACGAAAGCTGCGATGATCCAAATGACGAAGAATCTTGCGTTAGAATGGGGCGAACATGGCATTCAAGTTAATGCGATCGGACCTTGGTATTTCCGTACGCCATTAACAGAAAAGCTCTTGTCTGACGAAAAGTATTTAAATGACATCCTTGATCGAACCCCACTGAAACGTGTTGGGGAACTGCCGGAGCTCGTTGGTCCAGCTGTTTTTCTAGCTTCAGATGCCTCTTCTTATGTAACGGGGCAAACATTGTTTGTAGACGGAGGCATGACCATTTACGGCTTTTAA
- the cphA gene encoding cyanophycin synthetase yields MKINKVKYLTGPNYYSYKPTIWLELDIGKFEEMPSNEIPHFTDRLLETMPTLYTHTCSRGYEGGFVERLKEGTWMGHILEHMAIELQSLAGIDVKRGKTVTSDRKGIYYVTYRYEEKKSGIYAFEAAMEIVYAVLDGQAISLDPFIKKIEDLYYANKLGPSTEALYHAAYERKIPVQQLGDECVLQLGTGRKQKRMEATMSSQTSFLSVEYACDKEMTKSMLKGVSLPVPEGSVITTEEELLEEAESLGFPLVIKPINGRQGQGVCTNIRSIQELKLAYAQHKNTDQLIVERYYSGDDYRFTIVDGKMVAVSLRLPPYVIGNGKDTIKTLIEKENENPLRGNGHEKPMTKIPMNESVQQYLKHAGLDFHSIIENGQVIHLLGNANLSTGGLAIDVTDEVHPSYRTIAESSAKTIGLDIAGVDMIIEDINAEYKPGRAAVLEVNAAPGIRMHHHPSSGTPRDVGGAIVDYLFEDYRDAAIPTVAVTGTNGKTTTVRLISHFLQQKGKIVGMAHSDGVYIGKQCIDKGDCSGPVSARKVLNHPEVDAAVLETARGGMLREGTAFRYCDVGIVTNVSEDHLGLDGIETLEELIKLKRLIPEIVHPDGYCILNADDAAVAEMAGYTKGSIVYTSMTADNPIIQKHVSKHGECWYVDEDWIVHAKDGQTMRLMKYADIPITFNGHAKHNVSNLLQALASAHLLGVSDERLCKKVLTFFPDFLQSPGRFNKIDQEGRTIIVDYAHNTAGLKAVYDTIRSIPCERIITAVSAPGDRLDEDIRNMGEIIGKETHIVVIKEDGNLRGRKPKEVASILEEVLSDKIPSDRRILELDERKAFQVAWETSRPGDLLLFLYDSFSSIEHFFKENKKQKRLLTERKYRRTSYL; encoded by the coding sequence ATGAAAATCAACAAAGTAAAGTATCTAACCGGGCCCAATTATTATAGTTATAAACCGACGATTTGGCTTGAGTTAGACATTGGAAAATTTGAGGAGATGCCGTCAAACGAAATTCCGCATTTTACAGACCGGCTACTAGAAACGATGCCAACCTTGTATACTCATACGTGTTCACGCGGTTATGAGGGTGGATTTGTCGAGCGTTTGAAAGAAGGGACTTGGATGGGGCACATTCTTGAGCATATGGCGATTGAACTCCAGTCTCTTGCGGGTATAGATGTGAAGCGAGGGAAAACCGTTACCAGTGATCGTAAAGGGATCTACTATGTAACCTATCGATATGAAGAGAAGAAATCAGGAATTTATGCATTCGAAGCAGCGATGGAGATTGTTTATGCTGTTTTGGACGGACAAGCAATTTCTCTAGATCCTTTTATCAAGAAAATTGAAGATCTATATTATGCAAATAAACTGGGACCGAGTACTGAGGCGTTATATCATGCCGCATATGAACGTAAAATTCCCGTTCAACAACTCGGCGATGAGTGTGTCCTACAACTGGGTACAGGGCGAAAACAGAAGAGAATGGAAGCGACGATGTCCAGTCAGACCTCATTCTTATCCGTCGAATATGCATGTGATAAAGAAATGACGAAATCGATGTTAAAAGGTGTTAGTCTACCCGTACCTGAAGGCAGCGTCATTACAACAGAAGAAGAACTATTAGAAGAAGCTGAGTCTTTAGGGTTCCCATTGGTCATTAAACCGATTAATGGCAGGCAAGGACAAGGGGTTTGTACAAATATCCGTAGCATTCAGGAGTTAAAGCTTGCCTACGCACAGCATAAAAACACCGACCAGCTCATTGTAGAGCGTTATTATTCTGGAGATGATTACAGATTCACCATTGTAGATGGAAAGATGGTTGCAGTCAGTCTCCGTTTACCTCCTTATGTCATTGGTAACGGAAAAGATACCATCAAGACCTTGATTGAAAAAGAGAACGAAAACCCATTAAGAGGGAACGGGCATGAAAAGCCAATGACGAAAATACCGATGAATGAATCAGTTCAACAATACCTGAAGCATGCGGGCTTAGACTTTCATTCGATTATTGAAAATGGACAAGTCATTCATTTGTTAGGGAATGCCAATTTGTCTACAGGTGGTCTTGCTATTGATGTCACAGATGAGGTTCACCCTTCTTATCGTACAATTGCAGAAAGCTCAGCGAAGACGATTGGTCTAGACATCGCAGGGGTTGATATGATTATTGAGGATATTAACGCTGAATACAAGCCAGGTCGAGCAGCAGTGCTTGAGGTAAATGCAGCCCCTGGAATCAGAATGCATCATCACCCTAGTTCTGGAACACCGAGAGATGTAGGAGGAGCCATCGTTGATTATCTTTTTGAAGATTATCGCGATGCGGCTATACCAACTGTTGCAGTGACTGGAACAAATGGGAAAACGACAACAGTCCGATTAATCTCACACTTTCTGCAACAGAAAGGGAAAATCGTGGGTATGGCGCACTCTGATGGGGTTTATATTGGGAAGCAATGCATAGACAAAGGCGACTGCAGTGGTCCTGTAAGTGCTCGTAAAGTACTTAATCATCCTGAAGTAGATGCAGCCGTTTTAGAAACTGCTCGTGGGGGCATGTTACGGGAAGGGACGGCTTTTCGTTACTGTGACGTCGGGATCGTGACGAATGTTTCGGAAGATCACCTCGGACTCGACGGCATTGAAACGTTAGAGGAACTCATTAAGCTGAAGCGTCTGATTCCCGAAATCGTACATCCTGATGGGTACTGCATACTGAATGCAGACGACGCTGCAGTTGCAGAAATGGCAGGTTATACGAAGGGTTCGATCGTATACACGTCAATGACAGCAGACAACCCAATTATTCAAAAACATGTGAGTAAGCATGGGGAATGTTGGTATGTTGATGAAGACTGGATTGTTCATGCGAAAGACGGACAAACCATGCGGTTAATGAAGTATGCTGATATTCCGATTACGTTCAATGGACATGCAAAGCATAACGTCAGCAATCTACTACAAGCATTAGCATCTGCACACTTATTAGGTGTATCAGATGAGCGTCTATGTAAAAAAGTATTAACATTCTTTCCTGATTTCCTACAAAGCCCTGGCCGCTTTAATAAAATCGACCAAGAGGGAAGAACGATCATCGTTGATTATGCCCATAATACGGCTGGATTGAAGGCTGTTTATGATACGATTCGCTCAATTCCATGTGAGCGGATCATAACGGCTGTGTCAGCACCTGGAGACCGTTTGGATGAAGATATCCGTAATATGGGAGAGATCATTGGGAAGGAAACGCATATCGTAGTCATTAAAGAGGACGGAAATTTACGAGGACGAAAGCCGAAAGAAGTGGCATCGATATTAGAGGAAGTTTTATCTGATAAAATCCCATCCGATCGGCGAATCCTTGAATTGGATGAACGTAAAGCTTTTCAGGTTGCCTGGGAAACGTCTAGACCTGGGGACTTGCTGTTGTTCCTGTACGATTCTTTCAGTTCAATTGAGCATTTCTTTAAGGAGAACAAGAAACAGAAGCGGTTACTTACTGAACGAAAATACCGTAGAACCTCCTACTTATAA
- a CDS encoding cyanophycinase, with product MTSNSSGDLFIIGGNEDKEGDLEVLSIFVQDAIQNGGTIGVLTTATGYPEEVGGEYRDLFLKLGASNVELVHIDTRTKAEEDRYTQVVSSLSALFITGGDQNRLSSIIGGTTFFKEVQKAWQNGMIIAGTSAGAAIMSRHMIISGKTKVKHDKINVEIGVGFGFLEDVVIDQHFSQRARFGRLLYAIAQNPQIIGVGIDENTAIWVKDGGKYFEVIGEHSVTVIDGCKLSFVDIADEAESDEVTIAGVSLHSIAKGYQFDMEKRQLIMKEKGTAQ from the coding sequence GTGACATCTAACAGTAGTGGAGATTTGTTCATCATAGGTGGGAATGAAGATAAAGAAGGCGACTTAGAAGTTTTATCAATCTTCGTACAGGATGCCATACAAAATGGCGGTACGATTGGTGTGCTGACAACAGCAACGGGCTATCCTGAAGAAGTTGGTGGGGAGTATCGGGATTTGTTCCTGAAGCTCGGAGCTTCAAATGTAGAGCTCGTACATATTGATACCCGTACTAAAGCGGAAGAAGACCGGTATACACAAGTGGTCAGTTCGCTTTCTGCCTTATTCATTACTGGGGGAGATCAGAACAGGCTATCGAGTATTATCGGAGGTACGACCTTTTTTAAGGAAGTTCAGAAGGCTTGGCAAAATGGAATGATCATTGCTGGTACGAGTGCTGGTGCAGCTATCATGAGCCGACATATGATTATTTCTGGTAAAACGAAAGTTAAGCACGACAAAATCAACGTAGAAATCGGAGTTGGATTTGGTTTCCTAGAAGATGTCGTCATCGACCAACACTTTTCACAACGAGCCCGATTTGGGCGTTTATTATATGCAATCGCTCAGAACCCACAAATCATAGGCGTTGGTATTGATGAAAATACTGCGATATGGGTAAAAGATGGGGGGAAATACTTCGAGGTCATTGGTGAACATTCAGTTACTGTGATTGATGGCTGTAAGCTTTCATTTGTCGATATTGCTGATGAAGCAGAAAGTGATGAAGTTACCATTGCAGGTGTATCGTTACATTCTATCGCAAAAGGCTATCAATTTGACATGGAGAAGCGCCAGTTAATTATGAAAGAGAAGGGAACAGCCCAATGA